The Microbacterium sp. SORGH_AS_0862 genome has a segment encoding these proteins:
- a CDS encoding glycerate kinase encodes MSALVSPARSRIVVAPDSFKGSIDATSAARALADGWRSVRPDDELLLRPMADGGEGTLDAFAAAIPGSRRVPVTVTGPTGRRIGSHWLMLPGDHPRTAVVELACTSGMELVEADEAVDPLATHTLGFGEAIRAALAAGATRLLLGIGGSVSSDGGAGVLTALGAIVRDADGRQVPSGAAGLAQAASFDAGGLLPPPVDGILVLSDVRAPLLGPDGAARVFGPQKGADPDQVDRIETALTRWARVIGAAPGTAGAGAAGGCGFGLLAWGAQLASGADAVAETIGLDAALAGAERVITGEGSYDSQSLLGKAPGVVRAYAEARGVPVSVVAGRFGVASGPDDLSLAEVAGCTSAALSDPRRWLREAGSRLAHAHTPRDSV; translated from the coding sequence GTGTCCGCCCTCGTCTCCCCCGCCCGCTCGCGGATCGTCGTCGCTCCCGACAGCTTCAAGGGATCGATCGACGCGACGAGCGCGGCACGCGCGCTGGCCGACGGATGGCGGAGCGTCCGCCCCGACGACGAGCTGCTGCTGCGGCCCATGGCCGATGGCGGCGAAGGCACCCTGGATGCGTTCGCCGCCGCGATCCCGGGATCTCGACGCGTCCCCGTCACCGTGACCGGTCCGACGGGGCGACGGATCGGCTCCCATTGGCTGATGCTGCCGGGCGATCACCCCCGCACCGCCGTGGTCGAGCTGGCGTGCACCTCCGGTATGGAGCTCGTGGAGGCGGACGAGGCGGTCGACCCGCTGGCGACGCACACGCTCGGATTCGGCGAAGCCATCCGCGCCGCTCTCGCGGCGGGGGCCACCCGCCTGCTGCTCGGAATCGGCGGGAGCGTGTCCAGCGACGGCGGCGCGGGAGTGCTGACCGCGCTGGGCGCGATCGTCCGGGATGCGGACGGTCGCCAGGTCCCCTCCGGAGCCGCCGGACTCGCACAGGCCGCATCCTTCGACGCCGGCGGGCTCCTGCCGCCGCCGGTCGACGGGATCCTCGTGCTCTCCGACGTCCGCGCCCCGCTCCTGGGCCCCGACGGCGCCGCGCGGGTGTTCGGTCCGCAGAAGGGAGCCGATCCCGATCAGGTCGACCGGATCGAGACCGCGCTGACGCGGTGGGCTCGGGTCATCGGCGCCGCCCCGGGCACAGCGGGGGCGGGAGCTGCCGGCGGATGTGGTTTCGGTCTCCTCGCCTGGGGCGCCCAGCTCGCGTCGGGGGCGGACGCGGTCGCCGAGACGATCGGACTCGACGCCGCCCTCGCGGGCGCGGAGCGTGTGATCACGGGCGAGGGGTCCTACGACTCCCAGTCGCTGCTGGGTAAGGCGCCCGGCGTGGTCCGCGCGTACGCGGAGGCCAGAGGCGTACCCGTGAGCGTCGTCGCGGGCCGGTTCGGGGTGGCTTCCGGACCGGATGACCTGTCACTGGCGGAGGTGGCGGGCTGCACCTCCGCGGCACTGTCGGATCCGCGACGATGGCTTCGCGAAGCGGGCTCCCGACTCGCGCACGCACACACGCCGCGCGATAGCGTGTAG
- a CDS encoding CsbD family protein: MGLDDKIKNAAEDLVGKAKEAAGKVTGNEKLEAEGKAEQAKSDLKQAGENVKDALK; the protein is encoded by the coding sequence ATGGGACTCGACGACAAGATCAAGAACGCTGCTGAGGACCTCGTCGGCAAGGCCAAGGAGGCTGCCGGCAAGGTCACGGGCAACGAGAAGCTCGAGGCCGAGGGCAAGGCCGAGCAGGCCAAGTCCGATCTCAAGCAGGCTGGTGAGAACGTCAAGGACGCCCTCAAGTAG